The following are encoded in a window of Thiohalobacter sp. IOR34 genomic DNA:
- the petA gene encoding ubiquinol-cytochrome c reductase iron-sulfur subunit gives MMSDGVDTSRRRLLTAATVVVGGVGAGFALVPFVESMLPSAKAKAAGAPVEADISKLEAGQMIRVEWRGKPVWIVKRTEEMLATLPELEGTLSDPDSDMPQQPDYAKNPHRSIKPEILVLIGICTHLGCSPTFRPEVAPADLGPEWKGGFFCPCHGSRYDLAGRVYKGQPAPLNLVVPPHRYVGESVILVGEDQGVA, from the coding sequence TTGATGAGTGATGGCGTAGACACCAGCAGGCGCCGCTTGCTGACGGCCGCGACCGTGGTTGTCGGTGGCGTGGGTGCCGGGTTCGCTTTGGTTCCCTTCGTCGAGTCCATGCTGCCCAGCGCCAAGGCCAAGGCGGCGGGGGCTCCGGTCGAAGCGGACATCAGCAAACTCGAGGCAGGTCAGATGATCCGTGTCGAATGGCGTGGCAAGCCCGTCTGGATCGTGAAGCGGACCGAGGAGATGCTCGCCACCCTCCCGGAGCTGGAGGGGACCCTCAGCGATCCCGACTCCGACATGCCGCAGCAGCCGGACTATGCCAAGAACCCGCATCGTTCCATCAAGCCCGAGATCCTGGTGCTGATCGGCATCTGTACCCATCTCGGCTGCTCGCCGACCTTCCGTCCCGAGGTGGCCCCGGCCGATCTCGGCCCGGAGTGGAAGGGCGGTTTCTTCTGTCCCTGTCACGGTTCCCGCTACGATCTGGCCGGTCGCGTCTACAAGGGCCAGCCCGCACCCCTGAATCTGGTGGTGCCGCCGCATCGTTATGTCGGTGAATCCGTCATCCTGGTTGGCGAAGATCAAGGAGTTGCATAA
- a CDS encoding Nif3-like dinuclear metal center hexameric protein encodes MVAIDELVAYTDSLLQVEDFRDYCPNGLQVAGRGEVRRLISGVTASQALIDAAVAAGADALLVHHGWFWKGEDPRVIGIRRQRLATLLAHDISLLAYHLPLDAHPRLGNNVRLGELLGWEAAGRFGRGEGPDLALWGRLPAALTPAGLAARLTEVLGHPALHLPGGGEVIERIGWCTGAAQSWLEAAAGLGLDAFVSGEVSEPTAHLARELGIHYFAAGHHATERYGVQALGVHLAEKFKLEHEFIDLYVPV; translated from the coding sequence ATGGTAGCAATTGACGAACTCGTTGCGTACACAGATTCCTTGCTGCAGGTGGAGGATTTCCGGGATTACTGCCCCAACGGCCTGCAGGTGGCGGGGCGCGGTGAGGTGCGCCGCCTGATCAGCGGGGTGACCGCCAGCCAGGCACTGATCGATGCTGCCGTGGCCGCCGGTGCCGACGCCCTGCTGGTCCACCATGGCTGGTTCTGGAAGGGCGAGGATCCCCGGGTGATCGGTATCCGCCGTCAGCGGCTGGCCACCCTGCTGGCCCACGACATCAGCCTGCTCGCCTACCATCTGCCGCTCGATGCCCATCCTCGGCTCGGCAACAACGTCCGGCTCGGCGAGCTGCTGGGCTGGGAGGCGGCCGGGCGTTTCGGCCGCGGCGAGGGGCCGGATCTGGCGCTCTGGGGACGGCTGCCGGCGGCACTGACGCCGGCAGGGCTGGCCGCCCGGCTGACGGAGGTCCTCGGGCATCCCGCACTGCATCTTCCCGGCGGCGGGGAGGTCATCGAGCGCATCGGCTGGTGCACCGGCGCCGCCCAGTCCTGGCTGGAGGCTGCCGCCGGCCTGGGGCTGGATGCCTTCGTTTCCGGCGAGGTCTCGGAGCCCACGGCCCACCTGGCGCGCGAGTTGGGTATCCATTATTTTGCGGCCGGGCATCATGCCACCGAGCGCTACGGGGTCCAGGCACTGGGCGTGCACCTCGCAGAGAAGTTCAAGCTGGAACACGAGTTTATCGATCTCTACGTGCCGGTCTGA
- a CDS encoding Do family serine endopeptidase: MNSPRLLTFLLQSAVVGLLAAALLFVLKPELFRDMPAVVEIHESPAAHPPGQGSAAAPAPVSYADAVARAAPAVVNIYTTKVITQRRNPLLDDPLFRYFFGERAAGQRKRLQTSLGSGVIVSPQGYVLTNRHVVAGADQIQVLLHDGRALQATLVGADADTDVAVLSIEADDLPSIVIGDSERLRVGDVVLAIGNPFGVGQTVTLGIVSATGRNQLGISTYENFIQTDAAINPGNSGGALINAYGELVGINTAIFSKSGGSQGIGFAIPESIAKGVMKQLIEHGRVVRGWLGIEAQDLNPVLAESFGLEDTHGLLIAGVLRNGPADQAGLEPGDVVLRMGGTPVKDAHDAMNRIAATPPGSRLVLEGMRQGRPFSLSVTVARRPG, encoded by the coding sequence ATGAATTCACCCAGACTCCTCACCTTCCTGCTGCAGTCGGCGGTCGTCGGCCTGCTGGCGGCGGCCCTGCTGTTCGTGCTCAAGCCGGAGCTGTTCCGCGACATGCCAGCGGTGGTGGAAATCCATGAGAGCCCGGCGGCACATCCGCCGGGCCAGGGTAGCGCCGCCGCCCCCGCCCCGGTCTCCTATGCCGATGCCGTGGCGCGCGCTGCACCGGCGGTGGTCAACATCTACACCACCAAGGTCATCACCCAGCGGCGCAACCCGCTGCTCGACGATCCGCTGTTCCGCTACTTCTTCGGCGAGCGTGCCGCCGGTCAGCGCAAGCGACTGCAGACCAGCCTCGGCTCCGGGGTGATCGTCAGCCCCCAGGGCTATGTGCTGACCAACCGCCACGTGGTCGCCGGCGCCGATCAGATCCAGGTGCTGCTGCACGACGGCCGCGCCCTGCAAGCGACCCTGGTCGGTGCCGACGCGGACACCGACGTGGCGGTGCTGTCGATCGAGGCCGACGACCTGCCGAGCATCGTCATCGGCGATTCCGAGCGGCTGCGGGTCGGCGACGTGGTGCTGGCCATCGGCAACCCCTTCGGCGTCGGCCAGACGGTCACCCTCGGCATCGTCAGTGCCACCGGCCGCAACCAGCTCGGCATCAGCACCTACGAGAACTTCATCCAGACCGACGCCGCCATAAATCCCGGCAACTCCGGCGGCGCGCTGATCAACGCCTATGGCGAGCTGGTGGGCATCAACACCGCCATCTTCAGCAAGTCCGGCGGTTCCCAGGGAATCGGCTTCGCCATTCCGGAGAGCATCGCCAAGGGGGTGATGAAGCAGCTCATCGAGCACGGCCGGGTGGTGCGCGGCTGGCTGGGCATCGAGGCTCAGGACCTGAACCCGGTGCTGGCCGAGTCCTTCGGCCTGGAGGATACCCACGGCCTGCTGATCGCCGGCGTGCTGCGCAACGGCCCGGCCGACCAGGCCGGTCTGGAACCGGGCGACGTGGTGCTGCGTATGGGTGGCACCCCGGTGAAGGATGCCCACGATGCCATGAACCGCATCGCCGCCACGCCGCCGGGCAGCCGGCTGGTGCTGGAAGGCATGCGCCAGGGCCGGCCGTTCAGCCTCAGCGTGACCGTCGCCCGCCGGCCGGGCTAA
- the hisC gene encoding histidinol-phosphate transaminase, translated as MSRSPDDKVRRWIRPEVRALTAYHVPDPGDAIKLDAMENPYPWPEALVDEWLDVLRRVSLNRYPDPAARRLKAALQEAMGVPEGMELLLGNGSDELIQMLALAVAGPERVILAPEPSFVMYRLIAAVAGLRYVGVPLQADFALDSEAMLAAIASHQPALVFLAYPNNPTGNLFDATAMRAVIEASPGLVVVDEAYAAFARDSFMEALAEHDNLLVLRTVSKMGLAGLRLGLLAGAPAWLEEIDKTRLPYNINVLTQASAEFALAHRAVLDEQTAAIRRDRESLFQALAALPGLQVYPSEANFILFRTPPGRAAALFEGLRERGILIKYLSGAGGALADCLRVTVGTPEENRAFLDALAGLLAA; from the coding sequence ATGAGCCGATCCCCCGACGACAAGGTCAGACGCTGGATCCGCCCCGAGGTGCGGGCCCTGACGGCCTATCATGTGCCGGATCCCGGCGACGCCATCAAGCTGGACGCCATGGAGAACCCCTATCCCTGGCCGGAGGCGCTGGTCGACGAGTGGCTGGACGTGTTGCGTCGGGTCAGTCTCAACCGCTACCCGGACCCGGCCGCGCGGCGCCTCAAGGCGGCACTGCAGGAGGCGATGGGGGTGCCGGAGGGAATGGAACTGCTGCTCGGCAATGGCTCGGACGAGCTGATCCAGATGCTGGCCCTGGCGGTGGCCGGACCGGAACGGGTGATCCTCGCCCCCGAGCCGAGCTTCGTCATGTACCGTCTGATCGCCGCAGTGGCCGGGCTACGCTACGTCGGGGTGCCGCTGCAGGCGGATTTTGCCCTCGATAGCGAGGCGATGCTGGCGGCGATTGCGAGCCACCAGCCGGCGCTGGTGTTTCTCGCCTACCCCAACAATCCCACCGGCAACCTGTTCGACGCCACGGCGATGCGGGCGGTGATCGAGGCCAGTCCCGGCCTGGTGGTGGTCGACGAGGCCTATGCCGCCTTCGCCCGCGACAGCTTCATGGAGGCGCTGGCCGAGCATGACAACCTGCTGGTGCTGCGCACGGTGTCGAAGATGGGCCTGGCCGGGTTGCGCCTCGGCCTGCTGGCTGGAGCGCCCGCCTGGCTGGAGGAGATCGACAAGACCCGCCTGCCCTACAACATCAACGTGCTGACCCAGGCCAGCGCCGAGTTCGCCCTGGCCCACCGGGCGGTGCTCGATGAGCAGACCGCTGCCATTCGCCGCGATCGGGAGAGCCTGTTCCAGGCCCTGGCCGCGCTGCCCGGCCTGCAGGTCTATCCCAGCGAGGCCAATTTCATCCTCTTCCGCACCCCGCCGGGACGCGCCGCTGCCCTCTTCGAGGGACTGCGTGAGCGTGGCATCCTGATCAAGTACCTGAGCGGGGCGGGCGGCGCGCTCGCCGACTGCCTGCGGGTCACGGTCGGCACCCCGGAGGAGAACCGCGCCTTCCTCGACGCCCTGGCCGGCTTGCTGGCGGCCTGA
- the hisD gene encoding histidinol dehydrogenase: MLEIKQLTAEAPDFWSQLESLLAWEGGANEAVEATVREILAAVRARGDAALVEYSNRFDRLQASAMAELEIPLARLQQALQRIPAEQREALEGAAARIRAYAERQKLESWSYTEPDGTLLGQQVTPLDRVGLYVPGGKAAYPSSVLMNAVPAKVAGVGELIMVVPTPDGELNELVLAAAAIAGVDRVFAIGGAQAVAALAYGTETVPAVDKIVGPGNIYVATAKGMVFGSVGIDMIAGPSEILVICDGDTDPDWIAMDLFSQAEHDEDAQAILVSPDEGFLERVAASIDRLLPTMERQGIIRTSLGGRGALIRVGDLEQAVEVANFIAPEHLELSVARPEALLPQIRHAGAIFMGRYTAEALGDYCAGPNHVLPTSRTARFSSPLGVYDFQKRTSLINCSPQGAAELGRTASVLARGEGLTAHARSAEYRIRKS, from the coding sequence ATGCTGGAGATCAAGCAACTCACGGCCGAGGCCCCCGATTTCTGGTCGCAGCTGGAATCGCTGCTCGCCTGGGAGGGGGGCGCCAACGAGGCGGTCGAGGCGACGGTGCGCGAGATCCTCGCCGCGGTTCGGGCGCGCGGCGATGCCGCCCTGGTCGAGTACAGCAACCGCTTCGACCGCCTGCAGGCGTCGGCCATGGCCGAGCTGGAGATCCCCCTCGCCCGCCTGCAGCAGGCCCTGCAGCGGATCCCCGCCGAGCAGCGCGAGGCGCTGGAAGGCGCGGCGGCACGGATCCGCGCCTATGCCGAGCGGCAGAAGCTGGAGTCCTGGTCCTACACCGAGCCCGACGGCACCCTGCTCGGCCAGCAGGTGACCCCCCTGGACCGGGTCGGTCTCTACGTGCCGGGCGGCAAGGCGGCCTATCCCTCCTCGGTACTGATGAACGCCGTGCCGGCCAAGGTGGCCGGGGTCGGCGAACTGATCATGGTGGTGCCCACTCCGGACGGCGAGCTCAACGAGCTGGTGCTGGCAGCGGCGGCCATCGCCGGCGTCGACCGGGTGTTCGCCATCGGTGGCGCCCAGGCGGTGGCGGCGCTGGCCTATGGCACCGAGACGGTGCCGGCGGTGGACAAGATCGTCGGTCCCGGCAACATCTACGTGGCTACCGCCAAGGGCATGGTGTTCGGCAGCGTCGGTATCGACATGATCGCCGGCCCTTCGGAGATCCTGGTGATCTGCGACGGTGACACCGACCCGGACTGGATCGCCATGGACCTCTTCTCGCAGGCCGAGCATGACGAGGATGCCCAGGCCATCCTGGTCTCGCCGGACGAGGGTTTCCTGGAGCGCGTCGCGGCGAGTATCGACAGGCTGTTGCCGACCATGGAACGCCAGGGGATCATCCGCACCTCGCTGGGCGGGCGCGGAGCCCTGATCCGGGTGGGCGATCTGGAGCAGGCCGTCGAGGTGGCCAATTTCATCGCCCCCGAGCACCTGGAACTGTCGGTGGCCCGGCCCGAGGCCCTGCTGCCGCAGATCCGCCATGCCGGCGCCATCTTCATGGGCCGCTACACGGCCGAGGCCCTCGGCGACTACTGTGCCGGGCCCAACCACGTGCTGCCGACCTCGCGCACGGCGCGTTTCTCATCGCCGCTCGGTGTCTACGACTTCCAGAAGCGGACCAGCCTGATCAACTGCTCGCCGCAGGGCGCAGCGGAGCTCGGTCGCACCGCCTCGGTGCTGGCGCGTGGCGAGGGCCTGACCGCCCATGCCCGCTCGGCGGAATACCGGATCAGGAAGTCCTGA
- the hisG gene encoding ATP phosphoribosyltransferase, whose protein sequence is MSSEALTIAVSKGRIFKDALPLLAHAGIEPVDDPATSRKLILDTNQERVKLVIIRATDVPTYVQYGAADLGIAGKDVLLEHGGAGLYEPLDLKIARCRLMVAGRPGGVEPGRRLRIATKYVQSARRHYAAQGRQVEIIKLYGSMELAPLVDLADLIVDLVDTGNTLKANGLVPLEHIADISSRLVVNKAAMKMKHSAIGRFVDRLAEAVAQAD, encoded by the coding sequence ATGAGCTCAGAGGCCCTCACCATCGCAGTCTCCAAGGGGCGCATCTTCAAGGATGCGCTGCCGCTGCTGGCGCATGCCGGCATCGAGCCGGTCGACGATCCCGCGACCAGCCGCAAGCTGATCCTCGACACCAACCAGGAACGGGTGAAGCTGGTGATCATCCGCGCCACCGATGTGCCGACCTACGTGCAATACGGGGCTGCGGATCTCGGCATCGCCGGCAAGGACGTGCTGCTGGAGCATGGCGGCGCCGGGCTGTACGAGCCGCTGGACCTGAAGATCGCCCGCTGCCGGCTGATGGTCGCAGGCCGCCCGGGCGGTGTCGAGCCGGGGCGCCGGCTACGCATCGCCACCAAGTACGTGCAGAGCGCCCGCCGCCACTACGCGGCCCAGGGGCGGCAGGTGGAGATCATCAAGCTGTACGGTTCCATGGAGCTGGCGCCGCTGGTCGACCTGGCCGATCTGATCGTCGATCTGGTCGATACCGGCAACACGCTCAAGGCCAATGGCCTGGTGCCCCTGGAACACATCGCCGACATCAGCTCGCGGCTGGTGGTGAACAAGGCTGCGATGAAGATGAAACATTCCGCCATCGGCCGCTTCGTGGACCGCCTGGCCGAGGCGGTGGCCCAGGCAGACTGA
- the murA gene encoding UDP-N-acetylglucosamine 1-carboxyvinyltransferase, translated as MDRLIISGGAPLRGQIRISGAKNAVLPILAATLLADSTVTVGNVPHLHDVTTTMELLGRMGVELVVGERMNIEVDPRPIHQFQAPYELVKTMRASILVLGPLLARYGRADVSLPGGCAIGSRPVNLHVKGLAAMGAEISVENGYIKARASRLHGSRLVMDMVTVTGTENLMMAATLAEGETLIENAAREPEVVDLANFLNSMGARIEGAGTDTIRIQGVDSLRGVQYRVLPDRIETGTYLVAAAITGGKVRLKDTRPDIMDAVLQALGEAGARIETGEDWIELDMEGRRPRAVNLRTAPYPAFPTDMQAQFTALNAIAEGTGTVTETVFENRFMHISEMQRMGADVRVEGNTAITRGVERLTAAPVMATDLRASASLVLAGLVADGDTLVDRIYHIDRGYECIEEKLAQLGAQIRRVPT; from the coding sequence GTGGACAGACTGATCATCAGCGGCGGCGCCCCGCTTCGCGGCCAGATCCGCATCTCCGGCGCCAAGAACGCGGTGCTGCCGATCCTGGCCGCCACCCTGCTCGCCGACAGCACGGTCACCGTGGGCAACGTGCCTCACCTGCACGACGTGACCACCACCATGGAGCTGCTCGGCCGCATGGGGGTGGAGCTGGTGGTCGGTGAGCGCATGAACATCGAGGTCGACCCGCGCCCCATCCACCAGTTCCAGGCGCCCTACGAACTGGTCAAGACCATGCGCGCCTCGATCCTGGTGCTGGGGCCGCTGCTGGCGCGCTACGGCCGGGCCGACGTCTCCCTGCCCGGCGGCTGCGCCATCGGCTCGCGTCCGGTCAACCTGCACGTCAAGGGGCTGGCCGCGATGGGCGCCGAGATTAGCGTGGAGAACGGCTACATCAAGGCCCGCGCCAGCCGGCTGCATGGCAGCCGGCTGGTGATGGACATGGTCACCGTGACCGGTACCGAGAACCTGATGATGGCCGCGACCCTCGCCGAAGGTGAGACGCTGATCGAGAATGCCGCCCGCGAGCCCGAGGTGGTCGACCTGGCGAATTTCCTCAACAGCATGGGGGCGAGGATCGAGGGCGCGGGCACCGACACCATCCGCATCCAGGGGGTCGACAGCCTGCGTGGCGTCCAGTACCGGGTGCTGCCCGACCGCATCGAGACCGGTACCTACCTGGTGGCCGCCGCCATCACCGGCGGCAAGGTGCGGCTCAAGGATACCCGCCCGGACATCATGGACGCGGTGCTGCAGGCCCTCGGCGAGGCCGGGGCGCGGATCGAGACCGGCGAGGACTGGATCGAACTGGACATGGAGGGCCGCCGGCCCCGGGCGGTCAATCTGCGCACCGCGCCCTATCCGGCCTTCCCCACCGACATGCAGGCCCAGTTCACGGCGCTCAACGCCATCGCCGAGGGCACCGGCACGGTCACCGAGACGGTGTTCGAGAACCGCTTCATGCACATCTCGGAGATGCAGCGCATGGGGGCCGATGTCCGGGTGGAGGGCAACACCGCCATTACCCGCGGCGTCGAGCGCCTCACCGCGGCGCCGGTGATGGCTACCGATCTGCGCGCCTCGGCCAGCCTGGTACTGGCCGGTTTGGTCGCCGACGGCGACACCCTGGTCGACCGCATCTATCATATCGACCGCGGTTACGAGTGCATCGAGGAGAAGCTGGCCCAGCTCGGTGCGCAGATCCGCCGCGTACCCACCTGA
- a CDS encoding BolA family protein yields the protein MQAEDIKQLIQAALPDAEVTVTGDGDHFDATVVSASFRELSMVKQHQSVYAALGDRFRNEIHALSLHTYTPEQWARRVQ from the coding sequence ATGCAAGCCGAAGACATCAAGCAACTGATCCAGGCCGCCCTGCCCGATGCCGAGGTAACGGTGACCGGCGACGGTGATCATTTCGATGCCACCGTGGTTAGCGCCTCGTTCCGGGAGCTGAGCATGGTGAAGCAGCATCAGAGCGTCTACGCCGCCCTCGGTGACCGCTTCCGCAACGAGATCCACGCCCTCTCCCTGCACACCTACACGCCGGAGCAGTGGGCGCGCCGCGTCCAGTAG
- a CDS encoding STAS domain-containing protein, whose product MSEARIELQGEGRFAVRGELSFATVPALLRSSLTLFEAAPRLDIDLSGVERSDSAGLALLVEWMREARRHDKPVRFLNTPRQMLAIARVSSLDQILPLVRD is encoded by the coding sequence ATGAGCGAGGCCCGCATCGAGTTGCAGGGCGAGGGGCGTTTCGCCGTGCGTGGCGAACTCAGCTTCGCCACCGTTCCCGCTCTCCTGCGCAGCTCGCTGACGCTGTTCGAGGCCGCGCCGCGGCTCGACATCGACCTCTCCGGGGTGGAACGTTCCGACAGTGCCGGGCTGGCCCTGCTGGTGGAATGGATGCGCGAGGCCCGGCGCCACGACAAGCCGGTGCGCTTCCTCAACACCCCGCGGCAGATGCTGGCCATCGCCCGGGTCAGCAGCCTGGACCAGATCCTGCCCCTGGTGCGCGACTGA
- a CDS encoding ABC transporter substrate-binding protein, which produces MIARLGRWMLLIWLLLTTGAVLAVEDPAPLQLVKQTSDRMLTVLRAERELLRREPERLYGLVEDIVLPHFDFERMGRWVLGKYWRRATPAQRQRFVEAFRNLLVRTYGTALLEYRDETIRYLPFRMAPDDTRVTVRTEVLRPGGQPIPINYSMYLAANGWKVDDISIDGISLVSNYRSTFAAEIRQHGLDGLIARLEEMNRKAAEHSPGDAAGA; this is translated from the coding sequence GTGATAGCCCGCCTCGGTCGCTGGATGCTGCTGATCTGGCTGCTGCTGACCACTGGCGCCGTGCTGGCCGTGGAGGATCCGGCACCGCTGCAACTGGTGAAGCAGACCTCGGACCGAATGCTTACCGTGCTGCGTGCCGAGCGTGAGCTGCTGCGCCGGGAGCCGGAGCGGCTCTACGGCCTGGTCGAGGACATCGTTCTGCCCCATTTCGATTTCGAGCGCATGGGGCGCTGGGTGCTGGGCAAGTACTGGCGGCGGGCCACGCCGGCGCAGCGCCAGCGCTTCGTCGAGGCGTTCCGCAACCTGCTGGTGCGCACCTATGGCACGGCGCTGCTCGAATACCGTGACGAGACCATCCGTTACCTGCCGTTCCGCATGGCACCCGACGATACCCGGGTAACGGTGCGCACCGAGGTACTGCGCCCCGGTGGCCAGCCGATCCCCATCAACTACAGCATGTATCTCGCCGCCAACGGCTGGAAGGTGGACGACATCAGCATCGACGGTATCAGCCTGGTCAGCAACTACCGCAGCACCTTCGCCGCCGAGATCCGCCAGCATGGCCTCGACGGCCTGATCGCCCGGCTGGAGGAGATGAACCGCAAGGCGGCAGAGCACAGCCCGGGGGATGCGGCAGGGGCATGA
- the mlaD gene encoding outer membrane lipid asymmetry maintenance protein MlaD translates to MDRIKTMEIMVGLFVAAGLAALFVLAMKVSNLSSFTDEKDTYTLTARFDNIGGLKVRSPVSVAGVRIGRVAAIDFDNDTFEAVVRLAIARKYDHFPADTSAQIFTAGLLGEQYVGLEPGGEERVLKDGDEIRLTQSALVLEQIIGQFLYSKAQEGGK, encoded by the coding sequence ATGGATCGGATCAAGACAATGGAAATCATGGTCGGCCTGTTCGTGGCCGCCGGGCTGGCCGCGCTCTTCGTGCTGGCCATGAAGGTCAGCAACCTGAGCAGCTTCACCGACGAGAAGGACACCTATACCCTGACCGCGCGCTTCGACAACATCGGCGGTCTCAAGGTCCGTTCCCCGGTGTCCGTGGCCGGGGTGCGCATCGGCCGGGTGGCAGCCATCGATTTCGACAACGACACCTTCGAGGCCGTGGTCAGGCTGGCCATCGCCCGCAAGTACGATCACTTTCCGGCCGATACCTCGGCGCAGATCTTCACCGCCGGGCTGCTTGGCGAGCAGTATGTCGGCCTGGAGCCGGGCGGTGAGGAGCGGGTGCTGAAGGACGGTGACGAGATCCGCCTCACCCAGTCGGCCCTGGTGCTGGAGCAGATCATCGGCCAGTTCCTTTACAGCAAGGCCCAGGAGGGAGGCAAGTGA
- the mlaE gene encoding lipid asymmetry maintenance ABC transporter permease subunit MlaE: MIRGLQRLGQIGLAFFERLGRGHLFLLHVLLGLPSLLPRPRLVVQQLYAVGVLSLLIILVSGLFVGMVLGLQGYNTLVDFGAEESLGVMVALSLVRELGPVVAALLFAGRAGSALTAEIGLMKATEQLSGMEMMAVDPVKRVVAPRFLAGFVSMPLLAAMFSAVGVYGGYFVGVGLLGVDDGAFWSQMQAKVDLHEDVYNGVIKSLVFGFVVTWIAVFEGYDAVPTSEGVSRATTRTVVHAALAVLGLDFVLTALMFGEV; the protein is encoded by the coding sequence GTGATCCGCGGCCTGCAGCGGCTGGGCCAGATCGGCCTGGCGTTCTTCGAACGCCTGGGCAGGGGACACCTGTTCCTGCTGCATGTGCTGCTCGGCCTGCCCTCGCTGCTGCCGCGGCCACGGCTGGTGGTGCAGCAGCTGTATGCCGTCGGCGTGCTGTCGCTGCTGATCATCCTCGTCTCCGGCCTGTTCGTGGGCATGGTGCTGGGCCTGCAGGGCTACAACACCCTGGTCGATTTCGGTGCCGAGGAGTCGCTGGGCGTGATGGTTGCCCTGTCGCTGGTGCGCGAGCTGGGGCCGGTGGTGGCGGCGCTGCTGTTCGCCGGCCGCGCCGGTTCGGCGCTGACCGCGGAGATCGGCCTGATGAAGGCCACCGAGCAGCTCTCCGGGATGGAGATGATGGCCGTCGATCCGGTGAAGCGGGTGGTGGCGCCGCGTTTCCTGGCCGGCTTCGTCTCCATGCCACTGCTGGCCGCCATGTTCAGCGCGGTCGGCGTCTATGGCGGCTACTTCGTCGGTGTCGGCCTGCTCGGCGTCGACGATGGCGCCTTCTGGTCGCAGATGCAGGCCAAGGTCGACCTTCACGAGGATGTTTATAATGGCGTCATCAAGAGCCTGGTGTTCGGTTTCGTGGTGACCTGGATCGCGGTCTTCGAGGGCTACGATGCGGTGCCCACCTCGGAAGGGGTGAGCCGTGCCACCACGCGCACCGTGGTGCATGCGGCCCTCGCGGTGCTGGGGCTGGATTTCGTGCTGACGGCGCTGATGTTCGGGGAAGTTTAG
- a CDS encoding ATP-binding cassette domain-containing protein — translation MNKEQQTDASGDVLVKVRGLRFARGSRWIFDGVDLDIPRGKVTAIMGPSGTGKTTLLRLIGGQLKPHAGSLWVDGEEVPSLRLRELYRLRQRIGMLFQSGALLTDLNVYDNVAFPLREHTDLPEIMIRDLVLMKLQAVGLRGARGLMPSELSGGMARRVALARAIALDPMMIMYDEPFTGQDPISMGALVQLIRLLNDALGLTSIVVSHDVQETAAIADYIYVLSEGKVVDHGTPEALNQSESPWVMQFMHGLPDGPVPFHYRAPPYLDDLLGEGGA, via the coding sequence ATGAACAAGGAACAACAAACGGATGCATCCGGGGATGTGCTGGTCAAGGTGCGTGGGCTGCGTTTCGCGCGCGGCAGCCGCTGGATCTTCGACGGCGTCGATCTCGACATTCCGCGCGGCAAGGTGACGGCCATCATGGGGCCGAGCGGCACCGGCAAGACCACCCTGCTGCGGCTGATCGGTGGCCAGCTCAAGCCGCATGCGGGCAGCCTCTGGGTGGACGGCGAGGAGGTGCCGAGCCTGCGCCTCCGCGAGCTTTACCGGCTGCGCCAGCGCATCGGCATGCTGTTCCAGAGCGGCGCCCTGCTGACCGATCTCAACGTCTACGACAACGTCGCCTTTCCGCTGCGCGAACACACCGATCTGCCGGAGATCATGATCCGCGACCTGGTGCTGATGAAGCTGCAGGCGGTGGGCCTGCGCGGCGCGCGCGGGCTGATGCCCAGCGAACTGTCGGGGGGGATGGCGCGGCGCGTGGCGCTGGCCCGTGCCATCGCCCTGGATCCGATGATGATCATGTACGACGAGCCCTTCACCGGCCAGGACCCGATCTCCATGGGCGCCCTGGTGCAGCTGATCCGCTTGCTCAACGACGCCCTCGGACTGACCTCCATCGTGGTCTCCCACGACGTGCAGGAGACCGCGGCCATCGCCGACTACATCTATGTGCTGTCCGAGGGCAAGGTGGTCGATCACGGCACGCCGGAGGCCCTCAACCAGTCCGAGTCGCCCTGGGTGATGCAGTTCATGCACGGCCTGCCCGATGGGCCGGTGCCCTTCCACTACCGGGCGCCGCCCTATCTCGACGATCTGCTGGGGGAGGGCGGCGCGTGA